One part of the Bdellovibrio sp. KM01 genome encodes these proteins:
- a CDS encoding low affinity iron permease family protein, with amino-acid sequence MNELFRQVSNKIAHWVGTPGAFAIAVLGIVVWAMCGPLFHFSDTWQLVINTTTTIITFLMVFLIQNTQNRDARAIHLKLDELIRATTGARNSLIDLEEMSDELLDQVHEDFKASHEHITSIIEEIEKQKEKRAQD; translated from the coding sequence ATGAATGAGCTTTTTCGCCAGGTTTCAAATAAAATTGCACATTGGGTAGGGACGCCCGGAGCGTTTGCTATCGCGGTTCTTGGTATTGTTGTGTGGGCGATGTGTGGACCGCTCTTTCATTTTTCAGACACCTGGCAGCTGGTGATAAACACGACAACCACGATCATCACTTTTCTTATGGTATTCTTAATTCAAAATACCCAAAATCGGGATGCTCGGGCCATTCACTTAAAGTTGGATGAATTGATTCGCGCCACAACGGGGGCTCGTAATTCCTTGATTGATTTGGAAGAAATGTCGGATGAGCTGTTAGATCAAGTACACGAAGACTTTAAAGCCTCGCACGAACACATTACATCTATTATTGAAGAAATCGAAAAGCAGAAGGAAAAACGGGCCCAGGATTAA
- a CDS encoding YiiX/YebB-like N1pC/P60 family cysteine hydrolase has protein sequence MRLGFSLTLLFISLLSQPPAEAVTRIAFLETFNSRGERVEYEPGARFSHTAIQFDDIAPLWLNAYPGEGVAVISEERLNQHGTITAIVEVTPELNATQITQYLGLPFDFWYSWDDSAMYCSEIIGKLLNVPTHPMIFNKKVWPKNYWDLDGTPGLSPDSLYRWALDHQKVSDEN, from the coding sequence ATGCGCTTGGGATTCAGTTTAACCTTACTATTCATCTCTCTTTTATCGCAGCCTCCTGCTGAGGCAGTTACGCGCATCGCATTTCTGGAAACTTTTAACTCCCGCGGTGAGCGAGTTGAATACGAGCCCGGCGCTCGTTTCTCTCATACGGCCATTCAATTTGATGATATAGCTCCCCTTTGGCTGAATGCTTATCCTGGCGAAGGCGTCGCGGTGATTAGCGAAGAGCGCTTAAATCAGCACGGCACGATCACCGCGATCGTCGAAGTCACACCTGAATTGAATGCCACGCAGATCACGCAGTACTTGGGTTTGCCTTTTGATTTTTGGTATTCCTGGGATGACAGCGCGATGTATTGCTCTGAAATCATCGGTAAACTTTTAAATGTCCCCACTCACCCGATGATCTTTAATAAAAAAGTTTGGCCAAAAAATTATTGGGACCTTGATGGGACGCCGGGATTGTCGCCGGACTCTTTATATCGTTGGGCTTTGGATCATCAAAAAGTCTCCGATGAAAATTAA
- a CDS encoding alpha/beta fold hydrolase: MNKNQSTPLVCLHGFLCDPRLWQDVMAIHSFAGPVHLIDFKFCKTLEDMLGQIEKLADSRFHLVGFSMGGYIAELFATRFPERIESLTLIAANVGALSQRDITTRMKMAEMLLNVQYKGMSEKEVAKFIHPESAKNLHVVEAIIEMSRAYTSEMYVNQMRATLHREDLTEALDALEFPISIIAGREDRVVSYDSLKTFHEAISRSDFQVIEESGHYLPLEKPDDVSRAILRVISR; encoded by the coding sequence GTGAATAAAAATCAATCAACACCCCTGGTATGCCTGCATGGGTTCCTATGTGATCCCAGACTGTGGCAAGATGTTATGGCCATTCATTCCTTTGCTGGTCCGGTGCATCTCATTGATTTTAAATTCTGCAAAACCCTGGAAGACATGCTCGGGCAAATTGAAAAATTGGCAGATTCTCGCTTCCATCTGGTGGGCTTTTCCATGGGCGGGTATATTGCCGAACTTTTTGCGACCAGATTTCCAGAGCGTATCGAGTCTCTGACTTTGATTGCCGCAAACGTGGGGGCGTTAAGTCAAAGAGACATCACCACGCGCATGAAAATGGCCGAGATGCTTTTAAATGTGCAGTACAAAGGCATGTCGGAAAAAGAAGTCGCCAAATTCATTCATCCCGAGTCAGCAAAAAATCTCCATGTTGTGGAGGCGATCATCGAAATGAGTCGCGCTTATACATCCGAGATGTATGTGAACCAAATGCGTGCGACCTTGCACCGCGAAGATCTAACTGAGGCTTTGGATGCTCTTGAATTTCCCATCTCCATTATTGCCGGCAGGGAAGATCGTGTGGTCTCTTATGACTCTCTTAAGACCTTTCACGAAGCGATCTCCCGCTCGGACTTTCAGGTGATAGAGGAGAGTGGACATTACCTTCCACTGGAGAAACCCGATGATGTTAGTCGAGCTATTTTGCGAGTAATTTCTAGATAA
- a CDS encoding adenylosuccinate synthase, whose product MSGIVVVGAQWGDEGKGKLVDVFAEKADMVVRYQGGANAGHTLVVNGQKTVLHLVPSGILRPDTTCVITSGVVIDVFSIRDEIKRLIAGGYLQNPKQLLISDTATIILPYHKALDSAREAALQGGKIGTTGKGIGPAYEDRASRRAVLFGDIFDLKSLKEKLELALREKNFMLENYYKSSTFKLDELLTQLKEVAEDLAPYRAKDTSLFISKALKANKRVMFEGAQGTMLDILHGTYPYVTSSSTLSANACVSAGVGPTNIQKVIGVFKAYTTRVGSGPFPTELHDEVGQKIQADGHEFGATTGRARRCGWLDLVALKYAIRVNGITNLAMMKIDVLSGHDRIGVCTAYKINGEIINELPTSPYELEKVEPVVEWMTGWKEDLTKVKTLSDLPRPTTNFIDYVGSQLGTPIDVISVGPGREQTLWVKPLFNN is encoded by the coding sequence ATGTCAGGAATCGTGGTTGTCGGCGCTCAATGGGGCGACGAGGGTAAAGGTAAATTGGTCGACGTGTTTGCGGAAAAAGCAGACATGGTGGTGCGCTATCAAGGCGGCGCCAATGCAGGTCACACGTTGGTGGTGAATGGCCAAAAAACAGTTTTGCACTTGGTTCCAAGTGGTATCTTACGCCCAGACACGACTTGCGTGATCACTTCAGGCGTGGTTATCGACGTGTTCAGCATCCGCGATGAAATCAAACGCCTGATCGCAGGCGGTTACTTGCAAAATCCAAAACAGCTTTTGATTTCGGATACCGCAACGATCATCCTTCCTTACCACAAAGCCTTGGATTCAGCTCGTGAAGCAGCTCTTCAGGGTGGCAAAATCGGAACAACGGGTAAAGGTATCGGCCCTGCTTACGAAGACCGCGCTTCGCGCCGTGCGGTTTTGTTCGGCGATATCTTTGATCTAAAATCTTTGAAAGAAAAATTGGAACTGGCTCTGCGTGAAAAAAACTTCATGCTTGAGAACTACTACAAATCTTCCACTTTCAAATTGGATGAGTTGCTGACACAGCTAAAAGAAGTGGCTGAAGACTTGGCGCCTTACCGCGCGAAAGATACCTCCCTGTTTATTTCTAAAGCTTTGAAAGCCAACAAACGCGTGATGTTCGAAGGTGCTCAAGGAACGATGTTGGATATCCTGCACGGTACTTACCCTTACGTGACTTCTTCATCCACACTTTCCGCAAATGCTTGCGTGAGTGCGGGTGTGGGTCCTACCAACATTCAAAAAGTAATCGGTGTATTTAAAGCTTACACAACTCGTGTGGGTTCAGGTCCTTTCCCAACGGAACTTCACGATGAAGTGGGTCAAAAAATTCAGGCCGATGGTCATGAGTTCGGTGCGACCACTGGCCGTGCCCGCCGTTGTGGCTGGTTGGACCTGGTTGCCTTGAAATACGCGATCCGCGTGAACGGAATTACAAACCTGGCGATGATGAAGATCGACGTTTTGTCGGGTCATGACCGCATCGGTGTTTGCACGGCTTATAAAATCAATGGAGAAATCATCAACGAGCTTCCGACTTCTCCATATGAGCTGGAAAAAGTAGAACCTGTGGTTGAATGGATGACCGGCTGGAAAGAAGATTTGACGAAGGTTAAGACATTGTCGGACCTGCCTCGCCCAACAACGAACTTTATCGATTACGTGGGGTCGCAGTTAGGCACTCCGATCGATGTGATCTCCGTAGGTCCGGGTCGCGAGCAAACTCTATGGGTGAAACCATTGTTCAACAACTAG
- a CDS encoding D-2-hydroxyacid dehydrogenase, with protein MKKKILITDRFAQDSFLYLQQNENFEVIRSDSHIHLPLEHLVSAHALIIRSRTVINDELLQKARQLQLIITCTSGFDHIDLAATEKWGITVMHTPTANVQSAAQLTWGLVLACVNNLIPAQKMVKDGEWKRDLITGIELSGRTYGIIGLGRIGSRVAEFAQAFGMNVVAFDPYAADENFERLNIPRLSYEEVLKSADVISFHVPKTLETEHMLDRSHFEYIHRGIVLVNTSRGSVINENDLCEALGNGWLRSVGLDVFEKEPLSKTSNLLGYPKVVVTPHIGANTEDAFFKASQVAANKLMAFFVDGSTSDTLPPRAPWYGATPFDK; from the coding sequence ATGAAGAAAAAAATCTTAATCACAGATCGCTTCGCTCAAGATAGCTTCCTTTACTTACAACAGAATGAAAACTTCGAAGTCATTCGCAGCGACAGTCATATTCATCTGCCTTTGGAGCATTTGGTTTCTGCCCACGCTTTAATCATCCGCAGTCGCACTGTTATTAACGACGAGCTTTTACAAAAAGCCCGTCAACTGCAACTGATCATCACTTGCACCAGCGGCTTTGATCATATCGATCTGGCTGCCACCGAAAAATGGGGCATCACCGTGATGCACACTCCCACTGCGAACGTTCAATCTGCAGCGCAACTGACTTGGGGTTTGGTGCTTGCTTGTGTGAACAACCTTATTCCTGCTCAAAAAATGGTCAAAGATGGCGAATGGAAACGCGATCTCATCACAGGAATAGAACTTTCTGGTCGCACCTATGGAATTATCGGCTTAGGAAGAATTGGCTCCCGCGTTGCAGAGTTTGCTCAAGCTTTCGGCATGAATGTCGTGGCTTTCGATCCTTACGCTGCGGATGAAAATTTTGAGCGCTTGAACATCCCGCGTTTAAGCTATGAAGAAGTTTTGAAGTCAGCAGATGTTATAAGCTTTCACGTTCCAAAAACTTTGGAAACTGAGCATATGCTGGACCGTTCACACTTTGAATACATTCACCGCGGCATTGTTCTGGTAAACACGTCTCGCGGATCGGTTATTAATGAGAATGACCTGTGTGAGGCTTTAGGAAACGGCTGGTTGCGCTCGGTAGGCTTGGATGTCTTCGAGAAGGAGCCTCTTTCTAAGACGTCCAATTTGCTTGGTTACCCGAAAGTGGTGGTGACTCCGCACATTGGAGCAAATACGGAAGATGCGTTCTTTAAAGCGAGTCAGGTTGCAGCAAATAAGCTCATGGCCTTTTTTGTGGACGGCAGCACCTCTGACACTCTCCCGCCAAGAGCGCCTTGGTACGGGGCTACGCCTTTTGACAAATAG
- a CDS encoding alanine--glyoxylate aminotransferase family protein codes for MTTFNDEYSLLAPGPVNLHPEVRKALALPMIHHRTPEFDVILKRVLEGIRQIFQTKEDVYLLSCTGSGGMEALLVNVISPGDKVLAIVSGKFGERWAEMAKTFGAEVSIINVPWGEAVKPESVADHLKRFPETRAVLCQACETSTAVAHPIKEISEIVSQHSQTLFLVDAITALGAYPLPMDAWKIDGLVAGSQKAFMLPTGMAFISFSKKAQGYFDSAKCPRFYYDVRKEKKANAAGETFFSSNVAITRALDVVLNLINKQGLESLFHTIHRRAEFTRIFAQKLGFTLYAKSPSDSVTALVVPQSMDGQKIRLELEQSHNITIMGGQDQAKGKIIRVGHMGYIQDHELLKLIDNLGQVLRKFDPGSLTLEQISVVVDEGKQWLEQNP; via the coding sequence ATGACTACTTTCAATGATGAATACAGCTTGTTGGCGCCGGGTCCCGTAAACCTTCATCCTGAGGTGCGTAAAGCCTTGGCATTGCCGATGATTCATCATCGCACTCCTGAATTTGACGTGATTTTGAAACGCGTTTTAGAGGGCATTCGCCAGATTTTCCAAACGAAAGAAGATGTTTATCTTTTAAGCTGCACAGGTTCTGGCGGTATGGAAGCACTGCTCGTCAACGTGATCTCTCCGGGTGATAAAGTATTGGCAATCGTGTCTGGAAAATTTGGTGAGCGTTGGGCAGAAATGGCGAAAACATTTGGCGCCGAAGTTTCTATCATCAATGTTCCCTGGGGCGAGGCTGTAAAGCCTGAATCCGTCGCCGATCACTTGAAACGTTTCCCAGAGACTCGTGCGGTTCTGTGCCAGGCCTGCGAAACCTCGACAGCGGTCGCTCACCCGATCAAGGAAATTTCTGAAATCGTTTCCCAGCATTCTCAAACGCTGTTCCTGGTGGATGCGATCACGGCTTTGGGAGCCTATCCCCTGCCGATGGATGCGTGGAAAATTGACGGTTTGGTCGCGGGCTCACAAAAAGCCTTTATGCTTCCAACAGGCATGGCTTTCATTTCTTTTTCTAAAAAAGCTCAAGGCTATTTTGATTCGGCAAAATGCCCCAGATTTTACTATGACGTACGCAAAGAAAAAAAGGCCAATGCGGCTGGCGAAACTTTCTTTTCTTCGAATGTGGCGATCACTCGTGCCTTGGATGTGGTTTTAAATTTGATCAACAAGCAAGGCTTGGAAAGTTTGTTCCACACCATTCACCGCAGAGCTGAATTTACCCGTATTTTCGCTCAGAAATTGGGTTTCACTCTGTATGCAAAATCTCCAAGTGATTCAGTGACGGCCCTGGTCGTTCCGCAATCCATGGATGGCCAAAAAATTCGCTTGGAGCTTGAGCAATCCCACAACATCACGATCATGGGTGGCCAAGATCAAGCGAAGGGTAAAATTATTCGCGTGGGTCACATGGGATATATTCAAGATCACGAGCTTTTAAAGCTGATCGACAATTTGGGACAGGTTTTACGTAAGTTCGATCCAGGCTCTTTGACTCTGGAACAAATTTCCGTCGTGGTGGATGAAGGCAAACAGTGGTTGGAGCAAAATCCATGA
- a CDS encoding LptE family protein, producing MDAIFKGSRSILILSLLCLQLLSGCAYHLGVASRTIPGGYKQISVPVFKNKSQEPGLEVAFTNGLIHEFQRSRVARVVDNSLSEVAVMGTIDNVSYLPGAKRVAGDSSTFLPKGTVVASEYRILLTVTVKVVRQADGTQLWAGSFTGERTYAAPQVTLAGVNSVDPLYNLSARRQNIDLMANDLMLEAHDRITENF from the coding sequence GTGGACGCAATATTTAAAGGCTCTCGCAGCATTCTGATTCTCTCTCTACTTTGCCTACAGCTTCTTTCGGGTTGTGCTTATCATTTGGGCGTGGCCAGCAGAACAATTCCGGGCGGGTACAAACAGATTTCTGTTCCAGTTTTCAAAAATAAATCTCAAGAACCGGGACTTGAAGTCGCGTTTACCAATGGTTTGATTCACGAATTTCAGCGCTCTCGTGTGGCACGTGTTGTGGACAACTCACTTTCAGAAGTGGCTGTGATGGGAACCATCGACAATGTCAGTTATTTGCCTGGCGCAAAACGAGTAGCTGGTGACTCTTCGACTTTTCTTCCTAAAGGAACAGTTGTCGCATCAGAGTATCGTATTCTTCTGACAGTAACTGTCAAAGTTGTGAGACAAGCTGATGGTACGCAGTTGTGGGCGGGAAGCTTCACGGGTGAGCGTACTTATGCAGCACCTCAGGTAACGCTTGCTGGCGTAAACTCGGTGGATCCTCTTTACAATCTGTCAGCCCGAAGGCAAAACATTGACCTTATGGCGAACGATCTCATGCTTGAAGCTCACGATCGTATTACAGAGAATTTTTAG